GGAACGGGGGTGCCTACCCCGAGAAGTTGAAGGAGATCTGGAGGTCGTCGACGCAGATGTTGTCGGCGCCGCAGTTCTTCTCGAAGGGCAGCTGAAGAGATGCTTCGTCCGTCCGTCCCCTGGCCGGCTGGCTGGCTGTCCGCCCTTCCTCTCCTTcgtccccccacccctcagcCAGCCGTCTGTCCGTCTGCCCACCCACCCTGGCTCTCCTTGGTCCTTCCAGCCCTCCCCACGCACAGATGTCCTTCCACGTCTCCGTCCTCCCGTCAGTCCTTGTGTCgttccttcctcccacccctctaCCCACCTGTCCCTCCAtccttctgtccttcctcccttctgtcCATGCGTCTGTCCCTCCTGCCTTCCGCCCATCTTGCCTTGGTTCCTCCCATCCTCCCTGCCGTCCATCCATCCcacctcccttctctccccgaATCcatctgtccttccttcctcttctccttccctccatcccacctctccttccatccctccgtcgctctctcctccctcccatccaTCCAACCATCCTTCCGTCCGTCCCTCCCTCCGTCcaccccacctctccttccatccctccatccctctctcctccctccctcccatccatccatccatccaaccatccttctgtccatccctccttccctctctcctccctcccatccaTCCAACCATCCTTCCGTCCGTCCCTCCCTCCGTCcatcccacctctccttccatccctccatccctctctcctccctccctcccatccatccatccatccaaccatccttctgtccatccctccgtccctctcttctccctcccatccATCCAACCATCCTTCTGTCCGTCCCTCCCTCCGTCcatcccacctctccttccatccctccatccctctctcctccctccctcccatccatccatccatccaaccatccttctgtccatccctccgtccctctctcctcctccctcccatccaTCCAACCATCCTTCCGTCCCGTCCCTCCCTCCGTCCATCCCACCTCTCCCGccatccctccgtccctccACACCCCCCAACCCTACACCCCCCCACTGCTCCCCCTCAATGCCGCCGCCGtggggtgccccccagcccctacCGTGCCCACAGCCACCATCTCCGAGTCCTCGCTCAAGGCTGGCCGCAGGCCCCCGGCCACCGCGATGGGGTCCCCCGTGGCATCGTAGGTGAGGCGCAGCACCAGGGGGGCCAGCGTGTCCCGTGGGCACCCCTGCCGGCACGGAGAGACGGCCGCGTCCCCCAGGCTGGTGCCGCGGGGGTCTGGCggacccccgccccgccccgccggggcctTTCCCAACACCCACCGTGAAGGCGATGGCGAAGGTCTCGCACCTCTGCCCCACGCCCAGCTGGAGGGTCCCGTTGCGGACGGCGGCGCTGCCGGCAAAGACAGCCCGGGCCATTGCCCGGCCGGGGTCCAGGGCCGCCTGGTACCGGAGGGTGGTGGAAAGTTGTCTGCCTGCAcggaaagggaggggaaggtgggcgggcgggcggggtCTCTGGCAGCCCCCAGGACgagggaaagggggagatggggagccAGGCGGATTTTGGAGGGTCTGGAGGCCAGCAGGAGGTGGCTTAGGAGGCCACGCGGACTTCTGGGGGACCTGCGGGACGTCTGGAGGGGGACTGGGGATCTCGAGCACGTctgggggggctctgggaggGCAGACGGAGATCTGCGGGGTTGGCAGACGTCCGGAGGAGCTCTGGGAGGCCGACAGGCTTCTGGCGGGTCTTGGGGACACCTGGAGGGGATTTAGGAGGCCACGGGGACGtctgggggtcttgggggatACCTGGAGGGGCTTTGGGAGGACAGATGGACTTCTGGGGGCCTTGAGAACACggggagggggtttggggggtccaTGTACACTTCTGGGGGGTCTCGGGGACACCTGCGGATGCTTTGGGGGTCCAGGCGGACATCTGGGAGGCCTCACCAAAGTTATCGAGGGTTTTCTTGGTGCTGAGGAAGCAGATCTTGGCCTTGGCCACTTCCCCCTTGAGCGCTTCCTCCTCCTGACAGTCAAAGGCGGCCGCAGGGATCTCCTGGGGCTGGAAAGCCACCGTCACGCGGACCTTGAGCAGCGGCTGGGACCTGGTGGGGACGACCGGAAGGGGACTGGTGGCGGCCACCGCATCCTCCAGGCCGAGGAAGGTGCCAGGTGGGTCCCCCGGGCGCACCTGAGCAGCAGGACCTGTCCCTGGGCGCCCACGGCCACGTCCGGCAGCCTGTCCCCCGTCAGGTCCTGGCCACCGCTGATGGCCTGGCCGAAATAGCGTGGCCCGCTGGAGAACCGGGCACCCGAGATGCGCTGGGGGAGACAGAGGCACCCGAGCAGGTGAGACGTCTCTGGCACCCGAGATGTTCCCAGCACCTGGGACATCTTCAGGAACTGGAGCGTCTCCAGCTTCCAGGACATTggggcacctggagcacctccagCACGTAAGACGCCTTCATCACCCACGATGCCTCCAGCACCCCACGATGCCTCCAGCACCCACGATGCCTCCAGCACCCAAGACGCCTCCAGCACCCAGGACCTCTCCACCACCCAAGACATCTCCAGCACCCAAGATGCCTCCAGCATCCAAGACATCTCCACCACCCAAGATGCCTCCAGCACCCAAGATGTCTCCAGCACCCAGGACCTCTCCACCACCCAAGATGCCTCCAGCACCCCAGGTGCCTCCACCACCCAAGACATCTCCAGCACCCAAGGTGTCTCCACCACCCAAGACATCTCCAGCACGCAGAACATCTCCAGCACGCAGGACGTCTCCGTCATCCAGGACATCTCCATCGCCCAGGACGTCTCCGGCATCCAAGGTTTCTCCAGCACCGAGGAGGTCCCCACCGCCCGAGACCTCTCCGTCACCCAGCAGGCACCCGTGGCCTGGGACATCCCCACCCCCGGGACCAGGGGTGGGGGTCTCACCTGGCTGTACTGGGAGGCGACGCCGCCCCGCTTTCCGCGGAAGATGTAGACGGCCCCCCGCTCCTCGTCCTCCAGCGGCGCCCCCACGGCCACGTCGGGCCACCGGTCCCCATCCACGTCGCCCAGGCGAGCCAGGCTGGCCCCAAAGCGCCCCAAGGGGTGGCCGGGCTGTCCCTGCAGCGTCTGCTGGCACGGCAGCCGGCCGCCCTGGGGGGAACGAGGTGCTGGGTGCCCCCTCTGCCCGCCCTGGGGCGagcggggtggggtggggtgggctgggggtcCCCTACCTTCGGCCTCAGGGTGCAGACGGCCACGCggcccccgctgcccgccccccAGAACATGGGggcccccccccgcacccccccggCCGCGCCGTCCCCGTCGCGGCGTCCAGGGCGCACAGGGACGCCCCGAAGTAGGAGCCCACCTGCGGAGAGAAgcggccgtggggctggccgggggctccccctcccccggcacccccccgtcccctccccgcgTCCCCGCCGTTACCTGCGTCCCCGTGGCGTCGGCCACGAGCTCCCAGGCAGCCCGGGGGCCGCGGAGGCggaagaggaggaggcggcCGACGTGGCGGTAGCGGGGGGCCCCCAGCGCCAGTGCCCGGCTGCCCTCCAGGGACAGGGACTCGGCCGCGTAGCCTGGTCACAGCGGGGGTCAGCGGGGGACCCTGCCGGGGGTGCCGGCGGCCCCAGGAGCCGCGTGGGGATGCCGACGGCCCCGGGACCTCCTGGGGGCACCGACGTCCCCCAGGTCCTCATGGGGACACCGGTGTCCCCAGGAACACTGGGAGGACGCTGACGTCCCCAGGACTCTCGCGGGGACGCGCGCGAGGACCTGGCGTCCCCGAGACACCTGTGAGGACGCCGATGTCCCCAGCCCGCTTGTGGGGACCCTCGCCGGGGCCTGATGTCCCCAAGGACCTCATGGGAACgcactgtccccagccccacgtgGGGAACCTCCCGAGGACACCGACATCCCCAAGACCCTTGCGGAAGCCGACGTCCCCGCGACCCCGACAGGGACACGGACttctccccgcagcccccgtgAGGCCGCTGACGCGTCCCTGGCACCCTCCCGAGGACGCGGACGCCCCCAGGACCCTCACAGGGGACACCACCACCTGTGGGACCCCGGTGGGGACCCGTGCGTCCCCGTCCCAGGCAGCCCTTACCCAAGTAGGCGTCGTTCATGTCCCTGGCAGCCCGGGACTCGTTGACGAAGGTGGTCTCCCCGCTCCTGCCGTAGACGAAGACCCCTCCAGACCAGTCGTAGGCGCCCACCGCTCCCAGCACGGGCCCCTCCTGCAACGGCAAAGACGGGGAGAGGGACGGTGGTGGGGGAGAGGAGCCAGTCCTGCCGCAGGGACGCCCCACGGGTGTGGGGATGGTCGCGGGTGGCCGGGGGACACTTACGGGGGTGAGCAGGGCGCTGAAGCCCTCCTGGGCCATCTCCAGCTGGAAGGAGCTGCTGTCTGCAGACTGGGTGcctggggggaggcaggggtgaGCGGGGGGCACCGGCTGCGCCCCTCGGCCACCCCAaagccgccccggcccccggtACCCTCGATGGCGAAGATCTTCTCCTGCAGCTGGTTCTGGATGCCCTGCAGGGCGTCAAAGTTGTCCACCCGGAAGACGTGGTCCTTGCTGGGTTTGGAGGCGATGGTGTGGAGCTCTTCTACGGCTTTTGGCTCCGTGAAGGCGCTGCCCACCTGTGGTCAGAGAAGGATGGCCGGATGGAGGGACAGAGAggtctggggaggggagcagggatggaTGGACGGGTGTttggagagggagggatggacGGACACGAAGAGAAGGGATGGAGGTGGCGGGagatggatgggtgggtggatggatggagatgTTTGGGCACGGGTGGACAGATGGCCAGGTTTGGAGATGAACAGAGGTGCTTGTAGATGGACGGATGGCTGGACATGTTtggagatggatggatggatgggtggatggatgaaGGGAAGTTTGGAGATGAACGGAGGTGCTTGTAGATGGACGGATGGCCAGAGGTGTTTGAagatggacggatggatggagATGTTTGGACAGCACTCACTCACCCCGATGGCATAGCGGATGATCCCCGCGTGCACCGCTTCAGGGATGACGTCTCCATAGTCCAGGTTGTCCCCATACTTCTCCCCATCCGTCACCACAATGAGGATTCTGTGAGCATCTCCCCGGGCTCCATTCCTTGGGGTGAACAGTTGCCTCCTGTCCCGAGAACGGATGGTCATCTTGGGATGATGGGGTGGCCCtgaggtggggagagggggcaggATGGGTCTGGGGGCAGGACCTACACTACGGTTTGGATAGCACTGGCCGTGCAGGTggtccctctgctctgcctgatgCGGAGGACCTCCTTCACCCGCCCCGCCGGGGACAACCGGGCAAAGGTGGCGAAGTCAAAATGGAGGGTGGACGTACTGGAGAACTGCATGAGGGCAAACTGGCcggggggcaaggggaggacaCGTGATGTGGCAGGATTAggccacccatgggtgcccggGACCCGGCCCTGGGGGGGGTGGCACCTACACGGGTGTCAGTGCTCTCAAACCGGCTCATGACCTGGGTGATGAAAGTCTTCATCCTCTCGAAGTCGGTGGCCATGATGCTGCCTGAACCATCCACGAGGAAGACAATGTCAGAGGCCTTCATGGGGCAAcctgggggggaggagaaatGGGGGTGGCAGTGGGAAAGATGCACAGCTTGACCCTGTGGAGCCCATCTATCCCAGTGTCAGCTCTTCACCAACCTGTGGGGCCCATCTACCCTTGCGTCTGGTCTTCTTCACTCCATATCAACCCCCTAGAGCCCATCTAACCCAGCATCAGGCTTTCCTTACCCCACACGGCCCCTCACCCCATTGTCAGCCCCCCCATACCTGGCAGGGCGGCAGGCAGGGTGTTCCTTCCAGACAGGAGGAAGCAGAGCCCCCGCAGCTCCATGTTCACCCCACAGGCCCTCCGCGCCGTGGGGCCGCATGCCTGTGGCCCAAGACAGGGTGATGCCATATTTCCCCAACCTCCCCAGGCCCCGATAGACCCTAATATTCTCCAGTAGGTCCCAGTAGACCTCAAGAGACCCCAATAGACCCAGCAGACCCCAAAAGACCCCAGTAGACCATAGTAGACCCCAATAGACCCTAGCAGACCCTAGTAGATCCCAAGAGACCCCAGCAGACCCCAGGAGATCCCAGCAGACCCCAATAGACCCTAGTAGACCCCGTCAGAACCCCAGTAGCCCCCAGCAGACCCCAGCAGACCCCAGTAGGTCCTAGTAGACCCTAGTAGACTCCAAGAGaccccaggagcccccagcagcccccagtaGATCTCAATAGACCCTAATAGACCCCAAGACCCCAGCAGACCCCAAAAGACCCCAATAGGCCCTAGCAGACCCTAGTAGATCCCAAGAGACCCCAGCAGACCCCAGGACATCCCAGCAGACCCCAATAGACCCTAGTAGATCTCAATGGAACCCCAGTAGCCCCCAGTAGACCCCAGCAGACCCCAGTAGACCCCAGCAGACCCCAGTAGATCCTAGTAGACCCCAAGAGACTCCAGCATACCCCAAAAGATCCCAATAGACCCTAGTAGACCCCAGTAGCCCCCAAGAGACACCAATTGACCCTAGTAGACCCCAAGAGAGCCCAGGAGACCCCACTGGGCCCCCTCGCTAGGGATGATCAACCCACCTTCCCAGAGCCCCCCAACCCCACTGTCATGCCCCCCGCCCTTGCCACCGCATCACCCCATCGACCATCACGGTGGAGACGGGACCCACCAGGAGCTGGGATCCGTGAGCCGCCAGGGACAGGCCCAGAGACATGGAGGTCACCTCCGGGTGGGctttgggggagaggggcatgaggggggacccaggcgtctgggcTGCCCCCTCTccacccccacacccctccccGGGGGACCCAGGCTTCCGGTGGGGACCCTCCAGCATCCTACCAGCGATGAGGACGTCCTGGCAGCTCCCGGTGTCGAACCAGCACTGATAGACCCGTCCCGTCTCACCTGCCCCTGCCGGCTCCAGGGGAGCACCCACCAGCACCCTAGGGTGGGTGGGGGGTGGCGGTCAGGGGGTGTCCcatgggggaggagggggcacTCAAGGGTGATGGGGCGGCACCTACCCGCCATCGAACTGGGCCACGCTGTGCCCGAAGGAGCCCCCCGTGCCCCGAAAAACCATCGCTGTTGCCTCTTCCAGTCTGGAGCTGAGGATggggggcagcccgggggggAAGGGGCGGTGGAGGAGGGCACCCAAGTGTCCAGGgacccccattccccccccatcccccaacATTTCCGCCCCAGGGAACCCAGGCATCCGGGGACCCCCATTCCCCCTCATCCCCCAACA
The sequence above is a segment of the Ciconia boyciana chromosome 36, ASM3463844v1, whole genome shotgun sequence genome. Coding sequences within it:
- the LOC140645661 gene encoding LOW QUALITY PROTEIN: integrin alpha-M-like (The sequence of the model RefSeq protein was modified relative to this genomic sequence to represent the inferred CDS: deleted 2 bases in 1 codon) → MGVPGHLGALLHRPFPPGLPPILSSRLEEATAMVFRGTGGSFGHSVAQFDGGVLVGAPLEPAGAGETGRVYQCWFDTGSCQDVLIAAHPEVTSMSLGLSLAAHGSQLLACGPTARRACGVNMELRGLCFLLSGRNTLPAALPGCPMKASDIVFLVDGSGSIMATDFERMKTFITQVMSRFESTDTRFALMQFSSTSTLHFDFATFARLSPAGRVKEVLRIRQSRGTTCTASAIQTVVRQLFTPRNGARGDAHRILIVVTDGEKYGDNLDYGDVIPEAVHAGIIRYAIGVGSAFTEPKAVEELHTIASKPSKDHVFRVDNFDALQGIQNQLQEKIFAIEGTQSADSSSFQLEMAQEGFSALLTPEGPVLGAVGAYDWSGGVFVYGRSGETTFVNESRAARDMNDAYLGYAAESLSLEGSRALALGAPRYRHVGRLLLFRLRGPRAAWELVADATGTQVGSYFGASLCALDADGDGAAGGVRGGAPMFWGAGSGGRVAVCTLRPKGGRLPCQQTLQGQPGHPLGRFGASLARLGDVDGDRWPDVAVGAPLEDEERGAVYIFRGKRGGVASQYSQRISGARFSSGPRYFGQAISGGQDLTGDRLPDVAVGAQGQVLLLRSQPLLKVRVTVAFQPQEIPAAAFDCQEEEALKGEVAKAKICFLSTKKTLDNFGRQLSTTLRYQAALDPGRAMARAVFAGSAAVRNGTLQLGVGQRCETFAIAFTGCPRDTLAPLVLRLTYDATGDPIAVAGGLRPALSEDSEMVAVGTLPFEKNCGADNICVDDLQISFNFSGLETVVVGVTDVVDITVTLRNRGEDSYGATVQLHHAEALSYRKAVVLQSSRRSPSLRCNSEPAAGPRRRTLCLVDHPIFRPGTEVVFTVTLDVPSGAELGGALEVVANASSDNGLSGGREQRAEIPVKYGVFLALTSAPDSTKYVNVSTRAGAPASAPVAHRYEVKILGQRGLPINVTFLVPTALGGTPLWEKVEVTPEQQELVQCRAVAEHPGVPDAGRRLRDHAVLGCAVAACQELQCRVRELEPPRALGFSLGGSLALGWVATTQQPKVVVQSSARLVYDVGRYWNTGGGAQLQVQTEVERLETPDLLPLILGGTVGGLVLLGLLALVLYKVGFFKRRYKELMEGDGSPTAPLGDPQG